ACGCCCGTCGAGCGGATGAGGACGGCTCTGCTGGCCCGCGAGATTCTCGGTGCCGAGCGACTCGCACGCTTTGATCCCGTCGTGCTCTCCGACCTTTTCGGCGCCATCAATCCAGACCCGCGGCCCGCCGGCGTCGAGACGCTCCTGCACAAGGTGGCGAGGCAGGCGGTCGAGACGGTCACACAATTTGAAGTCAAGGCACGTCGGGCCGCCTTCTCGCCTGATGCAACCCCTGCGCCGACCGCTGCCGCCCTCGCAGCCTTCGGCATCAAGGACCAGGCTCAAGTCTCGTCGATTGCCCCTGCCATCGACGATGGCGGCACCAAGACTGTTGTTGCGAGTGCGCAGTTGCCTCATGCGCCCGCGCCGACGACCGAGGTGGCAGCAATACCCCACGCAGAGAAGCCCAAAGCGTCTGCGCTACCCGTGGACGCCGTTCGACCAACAGCCAAGGCGGTCGCTGCCGACCCGTTTGCCGAAGCACTGGCGGGCACATCCAATCTTATGCGCGACTTCTTCCGCGCGCTCTCTCAGGATGTTGCCGCCGGCAAGACGAAGGTCTCGTGGGTCGAGAACAAGCTCGCGATCAGCAAGCGGATGATCGGCAACTATGGCATGGCGTCTGAATCCCTCGTCGAGAACCTGCGGAAGTTCAGCCTGCTCTACAAGGTCGTCGGCTCGGACATCCTGCTCGTCGACAAGGTCGCCGGGCTCATCGCCGAGCGCCCCGTCAATTCAGAAGGACCGTGATGCACAACTACGTCAATCATTTCCGCCCAATCTTCGAGTTTCGCGCGGTGGTGGGCTGGAGCCTTGCGATCGTGTTGCTGCTCGTCAGCGGCATGCCCGATGCCGGCTACTTCGCCTTGTTTGCTGCAGCGATGCTCGTCTTTCGGTCGTCCCAGGTGTGGCGCGCGCTGAAGTTCCGGATGGCGATCTCCACGAAGTGGTTGACCCTTATCCAGATCGATCAGCTTCTGGCCATCAGCGATGCCATGCGCAAGAAGCAGGACGCCATGTATCTGGGCCTTGGCTATGAATGGACGCAACGGCATTGCCAGATCGCACACGACATCTTGCGGATGCCATCGAGCGACATTCCCGGCCTGCCCAAATGGATGCCGTCGCCTGTCGTGAAGCGGGTCGAACAGATCTTCGCGCCCGCGGACAGCATCGCTGACGCCATGCCGCAGGGGCGCTCGTGGATTCACGGCATGGAGCCGAAGAAGGAATGGGTGCCCTTCCACTACAAGGCGATGCCAGGCCACACCTCGGTGAGCGGCACGACTGGCTCTGGCAAGACGCGTACGTACGAGGTCATATCGACGCAGGTCATCCATAACCCGAACGACATTTTGATCATCATTGATCCGAAGAACGACAGCGACTGGATGAAGCGGGTGAAAAAGGAGTGTGAGCGCACGGGCCGGAAGTTTCTGTATTGGAAGCAGGCCGCCCCGTCGCAGTCGATTCGCCTGAATCCAATTGAAAACTGGTCGCAGCCTTCGGAAATTCCGAGCCGCATTGCACAGCTCATGGAAGAAGGCCCCTTCCGCCAGTTCGCCTTCCTGTTTATCGACCGCGCGGTAAAAGGCGAGCTCTACGTTGGCGACAAGCCAAACCTGCGCTCGATCCTGCAATACGCACAGAACGGCATCAACAAGCTTCTCGATCGTGCGCTGCGCCGGTTCTTCCCGGAAGCCGGAATGCCTGACTGGGAAGAAGAGGCCAGCGCCTACATGCAGAAGGCAGGCCAGAAGCCGGGCGGCACGCTGCTCGACGGCATGGTGCAACTGTACATGGCCCGCTTCGCGAACAAGGATCTCGGGCACGAAGCGATCGACGGGCTGGTCGCGACATTCCACCACGACCGCGATCACTACGGCCGGATCATCGCGTCGGCCCTCCCCCTGCTCCAGATGCTCGCCACAGGCGAGACCGGCCTGATGCTGGCGCCGAAAGCAGACGACTTCGAGGACGACCGCGAAATCTGGGACATCGATAAGGTTATCAAGCAGAAGGCCGTGCTGTACGTCGGCGCCGACTCGCTCTCGAATGCGCTGGTCGCGCAGGCCATCATGTCCATGCTGCTTGCCGATATCGCGTCGGTTGCCGGGGCGATCTATAACTTCTACGAGAAGCCGCCCGAAGTCGTGCTCATCATCGACGAAGTCGCCGAGGCGATCAACGAGCAGGTGATCCAGGTCCTCAACAAGGGCCGAGGCGCCGGCTTCAAGGCGTTCGTCGCCTACCAGACCCGATCGGATCTGACGGCGAAACTCGGAAACGTCGCGAAAATGCAGCAGGTTTTGGGCAATCTGAACAATCAGATCGTCTTACGATTGGAAGACATCGACACCGCGCAGTGGTTTGCAGAGAAGGCAGGTACTACGGCGATTCAGAACATCGTGGTCTCGAGCAGCACGAGCACCGGCACCGAGGCCCACGTCGGTGAATTCAGCGGCTCGGTATCGCGCTCGATGCAGCTTGAAAAGGCGCCATTGATTCCGCCCGAACTGATCATGCAACTGCCCAACCTGCAGTACTTCCTGCGCATCTCCGGTGGCTCGGTCTATCAGGGTCGTATCCCGATCATTCAAGGTTAATTGCCAATGCGTTCCCCTACCCTGTTCCGGCAGATCGTCAAGCAGTACCGGATGTCTACCAAGCTGACGCCGATTTTCACCCTCTCGCCGGATCTCGATGACATCTGCACGCGCGTGGTGGACTACATCGGCGTCAACTTCCGCGTTCGCGAAGAGCCGCTGGTCGCCGAGATGCTCAACGACGCTATCCAGGCGTGGCGGCTTGCACGTAAGCATGGCGACGCCAATGTGGCATTCATGAAGGGGTTGTTCAGTCGTGCCCACGATCTCTACGGGAAGCGCTATGCCGCATTCAAAGGCGAGCGATATCACGTCTGGTACCCGTACCACGAATCGATCCCCGCTTTCGAGCAGCGCCAACCGGCCGGATACGTATGCCAGATGGTCGACGAGCCGACCCCGGGCAAGGTATCTCAGCGCTGCGCTGCCTTCCAGTTGGCCGCTCGCGTGCTCACTGGCTACAGCTTCAACCGATACTTCGAGGACTACGATGTCGCTGGCAACTTTGCACACTGACGCGCACAGGCGGCTTACCACCTTCCGCGGCTATCCCGCGAGGCTTGCCACGCGCGTAGCGACCGGCGTCGCTGTGCGTGTGTTCAGACTCAATCCGGCAGCAGCGGTGGACATGCATGCATGGCACACCCGCGCCGATCAGGTAGACGTCCCTCCCCCTGACGATCTCGTAAGTGATGGCCGCGCGCTTTCGTTTGCTCTCATCGGCATTGCGACAAAGCGCCCGCTGTTCCTGATCGGGGCTCTCGCTGCGCTGGCGGCTCTCCCCTTCCTCATTCTCAGCAAGCTCCTGTAATCATGGCCAGCCGATTTGCATCTCATGTGCGCCTGTGGCTGTTTTTCGCGCCGTTGATGATCTGCGTCGCCGTCCCATTCCTGCCGGACAGGAGTGACTTCGAGATTAGCGAAGCGGAGCAGTCATCCGTGGCACGCGTGCTCGGGGACGCGCGCGCTGACCGCTCTATTGCAATCGCCAACGAGCGCTTTGTTCGCTGGTTTGTCGCGCCAGGTGCCGTCAAGGCGTCGTTCTCGGGGTCCGATACGGAGACGATGCTCTCCGACGGCGGCGCCGCGAAGTTCGGACGCAACTGGATGCGCAACTTCTGGCTCACTATCTACCGCGGCGTGTATCGCGCGTCGGTAGCTCAGTACTGGGCATTCGGTGGCCTCGTGCTGCTGCTGGCATTGCTCAACGACGGGGCTGTGTCGCGAAGGATTCGCGCGGCGTCCGCCGGCTTCGCCAACCCCGTGACGTTTCACGTCGCGGCGCACGGTCTGCTCGTCTGCTTCGGATTCGGCGCTTCCGCCTTGCTTCTGCCGTTGCCACTTGCGGCCTACTGGTGGACCGCCGGCGTCGCCATCGTCGGCATGCTCAGCTGGCGGCTCGCCTCTGCATTCCATGTTGGGCGCTAGCCCGCATCAATCTATTACCAACCTATTCGGCCACTTGCTGGCCATTCAACCGGAGATATCAACATGACAACGACCGTTGAGTTCGGCGCAGCTTCCGAGACCTTGGCCGACGATCTTCTTGCCGAGGGCGACGCTAATGCGTCGATCGACGACGCCAGTGTTTCGGCCACACCGCCCGAAGATGTGGAAACCGAACTGACGCAGATGGCCGCGTCGGCCGACGCGCTACGCGCCGAAGGCATCATCAGCACGGCCGATGCCGATGCGAAGAAGGCGGAAGTCGAGCGCACGCGCAAGCGCTTTCGCGAGCTGTCCCCCGAGGACCGCCAGGCGATCGTGCGACGCCGACGGGAACTCGGTATGCAGATCCTGTCGCGTGAGCTTTCTGGCGCAGCTGTGGTCGTGGTCGGCCTCAAGATCAATCATACGCGTCTGCGTCCCCTGTTCGAGCAATGGTGGCCGTACATGAATCGCATGTCGCTGAATCTGCAGCGCTTCGGACAAAGCACCTTCTCGCGCGCTGAGCTGGCAACCGTCGAGAAGTATCTCGAAACCGAGATGGTGAGGATCGAGGAGTACGTCGACGAGCAACTCCGCGTCGCGACTGCCTATCGCGAGCAACGCGAGAAGGATATGACGGACCGCGGCGATTACATCTTCCGCCCGGAGATCGTGCGGCCGGCGATCGATCTCGAGGTGCAGGCGTACTCGCGGTTCGCAGTCCGCGCGCTGCAGGTGCTGATCAAGTTCGACAAGGCCATGGACGAGTTCGACTTCATGGTGTGGAACGGCATCCGCGACCAGACCGACGTCAATGAGGAGGTCACGAGGTTCCTCCGCAAGTTCCAGCCACTTGGCCTGCGCAGCTACACCACGCATCTGAAGCTCATGACGACCGTGAGAGGCATCTGACTGCTTAGTGACACGATAGCTCTCGGGCACCTTCGGGTGCCTAGGGCGACCAAGTGACACTTGGTCTCAGATTCTGCCATTAAGTGCACGTGCCCAGAGGACAGCTTCTGACACTTGCTAGCATCTTCTACCTGTTGCAGGCACTTGGTCTGCTCGTCCGCCGCCGGCGCCCACGTCCGCTGACGCTTTCATCATCCGGTTATGACTCTCGTTGAAGCAATTGAAAAGCTGAATCCGTCGCAGCGCGAGGTGGTCGAGTGCCGCGGACATTGCGTCGCAGTAGCTGTGCCGGGTGCTGGGAAGACTGCCACGATCGCGGCGAAGGCTGCATTAATGCTTGAAAGCCCACACCTGACGATCGGCGCTGTCACCTTCAGTAAGGACGCGGCTGTGGAGTTACGAGACCGGATTCTGGCGCTGACCGGATCAACAGCGAAGAGGCGCCTCATCGCCGGCACATTCCATTCGTTGGCCTACAAGCAACTCTCCTTGGTGGCAGGTAAGCGGCCCGACATCGCAACTGACGGAGAGCGTACGGCGATTCTGACGCAAGTGCTGCACGATTCCGGTTTGGAAATGAAGCTTGAAGACGCCATCGCTGCGATTGAGCGCATTAAGACCGCGCTCAATGCCCCGTCCATGGACTCAGCCGAGGGGCGATTGTTATCTTCATATCAAAACGCCCTTCAGCGCAACGGCCGCGTCGACTTCCAGGATCTCCTCAGATACGCGGTACAAGGGATGCAGCAAGGCACCATCAGTCCGTACAAGATGGACGCCTTGTTGGTCGATGAATATCAAGACGTCGATTCGCATCAGGCCTTGTGGACGGCGCTTCATGCCAGGGCTGGCGCTGCGGTCACCATTGTGTGCGACGACGACCAGTCAGTGTATGGCTTTCGTTCGGCGATGGGTCTGCGTGGCATCAAGGCATTCGCCGACGAGTTTGATCCGCAGCAAATCGTTCTTGGCGTCAACTACAGATCCCACGAAGAGATTCTGTCAGTTGCCGACAAAGTGATCCGCAACAACGCTGAACGAATCGTCAAAGAACTGGTTTCGCACCGTGGTCCCGGTGGCTCCGTTTCGTTCACCCGTCACGATGACGAGTACGAGGAAGCTGTTGCCGCCGTCGAAGCGATGGCGGCGGCAGTGAGTGGCGGTAGTACTGCGGCCGTTCTTGCTCGCACAAATCGAATCCTTGATCCCGTTGAAGCCGTATGCCGTGCACACGGAATCAAATACCACCGAGCGGCCGGCCGCTCCATACTTGATCGCCCAGAGTCGGCGCTGATGGGTACCTTGCTCGAACTGGTCGAGCAGACCCGGATGGGAGGGCTTGATGCCGTCCTGGGCTTCGCAGGGATAGGGACGGCGGAATTGCAGACATTGCACCACCTCACCTCTTCGCTTAAGGAAGGCGAGCGGGTTAAGAAGAAGGATCTCGTCGCTGCGGGACTGGGTGAAGACGCCGCAGAGAAGTACCGTGACCTGACAAAGCGGCTGGAAGAGTGGTGTTCGCTGTGCGCAAGACAGTTCTATGCGCTCATTATCGACGGCGTCTTCGAATGGATGATGCAATGGGCGCGGTCAGACCAAGCAAAGCGCGCGATCACCACCACTTATGACGTACTTTCCAGGCTGCATGGCAGTTTCTCTGACCGTCTTGAATATCTACGTCGAAAGAACAACGAGCCGGCCGAGGATGCCGTCATCCTTACCACCTTCCATTCAAGCAAGGGGCTGGAGTGGGACCATACCGCTCTTCTTCGTCTAGAAGAGAGCGTCATACCCGATGAAGGTAGCACCGAGGCAGAGGAGCGCAGGTTGTTTTATGTGGCACTCACGAGAGCGAGACGCCACATGATTCTGTCCACGGCCCAAAAGCATCCCACCTCGCGCTTTGTCATCGAATCAGGCATCGCGTAGCTCAAGACTCGCTCTCGCCTGGAGTCAGAACTGGACTTCAATGTACGTGCGCCAGCGTTGTTTGTGTTCGGTACGACGATCTGAGGAAATGAAACTCGTCTCACGGCCGACATCAACGTGAAGCGAGTTGAGCGCGGCGGCAACATATTGCTGGGGATCCGAGAAAAAATGCCTTCAGCCCCAAGGACAAAGATAGAGCCGGCCTCACCACGGACCAGATGACAGCTGTGGGCAACAGACAGCCAAGGCCTAAGGAGCATCCTCCAGCTCTAGACTCCG
The genomic region above belongs to Cupriavidus pauculus and contains:
- a CDS encoding TraI domain-containing protein, whose protein sequence is MFAHKPRIDLIRQYANESEATAFDAKWLAVLTACADWFGSMPLRPDEHAEPGGALRATVEAAYYAMRLSGAQKFGADQPSERRRLLEPQYLYALFLAAACSRLDEPCRHFQFFRDSDGQEWIPAAHGGFGVWLGDSTYQVRRREQSTPVERMRTALLAREILGAERLARFDPVVLSDLFGAINPDPRPAGVETLLHKVARQAVETVTQFEVKARRAAFSPDATPAPTAAALAAFGIKDQAQVSSIAPAIDDGGTKTVVASAQLPHAPAPTTEVAAIPHAEKPKASALPVDAVRPTAKAVAADPFAEALAGTSNLMRDFFRALSQDVAAGKTKVSWVENKLAISKRMIGNYGMASESLVENLRKFSLLYKVVGSDILLVDKVAGLIAERPVNSEGP
- the traD gene encoding conjugative transfer system coupling protein TraD (Members of this protein family are the putative conjugative coupling factor, TraD, as the term is used for the SXT and TOL plasmid systems.) — encoded protein: MHNYVNHFRPIFEFRAVVGWSLAIVLLLVSGMPDAGYFALFAAAMLVFRSSQVWRALKFRMAISTKWLTLIQIDQLLAISDAMRKKQDAMYLGLGYEWTQRHCQIAHDILRMPSSDIPGLPKWMPSPVVKRVEQIFAPADSIADAMPQGRSWIHGMEPKKEWVPFHYKAMPGHTSVSGTTGSGKTRTYEVISTQVIHNPNDILIIIDPKNDSDWMKRVKKECERTGRKFLYWKQAAPSQSIRLNPIENWSQPSEIPSRIAQLMEEGPFRQFAFLFIDRAVKGELYVGDKPNLRSILQYAQNGINKLLDRALRRFFPEAGMPDWEEEASAYMQKAGQKPGGTLLDGMVQLYMARFANKDLGHEAIDGLVATFHHDRDHYGRIIASALPLLQMLATGETGLMLAPKADDFEDDREIWDIDKVIKQKAVLYVGADSLSNALVAQAIMSMLLADIASVAGAIYNFYEKPPEVVLIIDEVAEAINEQVIQVLNKGRGAGFKAFVAYQTRSDLTAKLGNVAKMQQVLGNLNNQIVLRLEDIDTAQWFAEKAGTTAIQNIVVSSSTSTGTEAHVGEFSGSVSRSMQLEKAPLIPPELIMQLPNLQYFLRISGGSVYQGRIPIIQG
- a CDS encoding DUF4400 domain-containing protein; translation: MMASRFASHVRLWLFFAPLMICVAVPFLPDRSDFEISEAEQSSVARVLGDARADRSIAIANERFVRWFVAPGAVKASFSGSDTETMLSDGGAAKFGRNWMRNFWLTIYRGVYRASVAQYWAFGGLVLLLALLNDGAVSRRIRAASAGFANPVTFHVAAHGLLVCFGFGASALLLPLPLAAYWWTAGVAIVGMLSWRLASAFHVGR
- a CDS encoding ATPase, giving the protein MTTTVEFGAASETLADDLLAEGDANASIDDASVSATPPEDVETELTQMAASADALRAEGIISTADADAKKAEVERTRKRFRELSPEDRQAIVRRRRELGMQILSRELSGAAVVVVGLKINHTRLRPLFEQWWPYMNRMSLNLQRFGQSTFSRAELATVEKYLETEMVRIEEYVDEQLRVATAYREQREKDMTDRGDYIFRPEIVRPAIDLEVQAYSRFAVRALQVLIKFDKAMDEFDFMVWNGIRDQTDVNEEVTRFLRKFQPLGLRSYTTHLKLMTTVRGI
- a CDS encoding ATP-dependent helicase yields the protein MTLVEAIEKLNPSQREVVECRGHCVAVAVPGAGKTATIAAKAALMLESPHLTIGAVTFSKDAAVELRDRILALTGSTAKRRLIAGTFHSLAYKQLSLVAGKRPDIATDGERTAILTQVLHDSGLEMKLEDAIAAIERIKTALNAPSMDSAEGRLLSSYQNALQRNGRVDFQDLLRYAVQGMQQGTISPYKMDALLVDEYQDVDSHQALWTALHARAGAAVTIVCDDDQSVYGFRSAMGLRGIKAFADEFDPQQIVLGVNYRSHEEILSVADKVIRNNAERIVKELVSHRGPGGSVSFTRHDDEYEEAVAAVEAMAAAVSGGSTAAVLARTNRILDPVEAVCRAHGIKYHRAAGRSILDRPESALMGTLLELVEQTRMGGLDAVLGFAGIGTAELQTLHHLTSSLKEGERVKKKDLVAAGLGEDAAEKYRDLTKRLEEWCSLCARQFYALIIDGVFEWMMQWARSDQAKRAITTTYDVLSRLHGSFSDRLEYLRRKNNEPAEDAVILTTFHSSKGLEWDHTALLRLEESVIPDEGSTEAEERRLFYVALTRARRHMILSTAQKHPTSRFVIESGIA